GAAAATAGGGGGGTAGGCGGTTAAAGGAATCTGGCGCGTTGAAAGGCGGACAGACTTGAAGGCGATAGAGTGTGAAACGATAACCCACAATGCCCAAAAACGAGTTAAGTTAATGTTTGGGTACGACCCGGCGCTGATCGCCTCCGTGCGGACGATTATCGGCTGCCGATGGAGCGCCTCTCTGAAAGCGTGGCATATTCCCTGGCGGGAGGATTTTCTTGAATACTTGCGGTCGCACTTCGACGGCATGGCGGAGGTAAAGGCGACGGGCAAAGCCAGTTTTGGACCTAACCCCACATCCCACTTCGGCAGCAACAAATCGGATCTTCTCAGTGCGGGCTTTTCCCCGCCAGGGAAGGGGAACAACGGCGCCTGGTACAACTCGCGTCATGCGGACAAGAAGATCCCTGCGCTGCCGCCGGAATATCTGGAACAACTGAGGCTACGGCGGTACAGCCGCAACACCATTAAGGCCTACCTGACTCACTTCAATCTGTTCCTGACCTTCTTTGGCCACCGCCCGCCGCAGGGCATCACTCATGAAGAAATCAGACGCTACCTGCTGTATTTGGTGAATGAAAAGGACGTTTCCGGGACTTATCAAAACCAAGCAGTTAACTCGATCAAGTTCTA
This portion of the candidate division TA06 bacterium genome encodes:
- a CDS encoding phage integrase N-terminal SAM-like domain-containing protein, which codes for MKAIECETITHNAQKRVKLMFGYDPALIASVRTIIGCRWSASLKAWHIPWREDFLEYLRSHFDGMAEVKATGKASFGPNPTSHFGSNKSDLLSAGFSPPGKGNNGAWYNSRHADKKIPALPPEYLEQLRLRRYSRNTIKAYLTHFNLFLTFFGHRPPQGITHEEIRRYLLYLVNEKDVSGTYQNQAVNSIKFYYEQVLKQPRKVYELPRAMKGRKLPTVLSPDEVVRIISSIDNRKHKTMIALIYSAGLRLSELLNLTPADIDSKRNRVFSNECG